In one Halosimplex halophilum genomic region, the following are encoded:
- a CDS encoding DUF7343 domain-containing protein, whose product MDPRALHARHLLAAVAVVAAALVLAVQLISPSPVVVSMGADGTQTTRIGQYFTYGDVTVVGLSAALLGAAGTYLLVGDSSRSDTAPHQPGTDSDRTDDRADTRTPAADPDAAQPVADGATRAPDAAPERAEGAAGDDSGRATAAGSGTVAAVDSGTASAADPESRREEWEAAAERLTGNEETVFRLVLDAGGELPQREIVEETDLSKATVSRTLDALEHRDLLERKRRGMGNLVTLT is encoded by the coding sequence ATGGACCCCCGCGCCCTCCACGCGCGACACCTCCTCGCCGCGGTCGCCGTCGTCGCCGCGGCGCTCGTGCTCGCCGTCCAGCTGATCTCGCCGTCCCCGGTCGTCGTCTCGATGGGCGCCGACGGCACTCAGACCACCCGCATCGGGCAGTACTTCACGTACGGCGACGTGACGGTGGTCGGCCTCTCGGCGGCGCTCCTCGGGGCGGCCGGCACGTACCTGCTCGTGGGCGACTCAAGCCGGTCCGATACCGCTCCCCACCAGCCCGGTACCGACTCCGACCGGACGGACGACCGCGCCGACACCCGGACTCCGGCCGCTGACCCCGACGCGGCACAGCCCGTCGCTGACGGCGCGACCCGCGCGCCGGACGCCGCGCCCGAACGCGCCGAGGGGGCGGCCGGCGACGACTCCGGGCGGGCGACCGCCGCCGGTTCCGGGACGGTGGCCGCGGTCGACTCCGGGACAGCGAGCGCGGCCGATCCGGAGTCCCGCCGCGAGGAGTGGGAGGCGGCCGCGGAGCGGCTGACCGGCAACGAGGAGACCGTCTTCAGGCTCGTCCTCGACGCCGGCGGCGAGCTCCCCCAGCGGGAGATCGTCGAGGAGACCGACCTGTCGAAGGCGACGGTCAGCCGGACGCTCGACGCGCTCGAACACCGCGACCTCCTCGAGCGCAAGCGCCGCGGCATGGGCAACCTCGTCACGCTCACCTGA
- a CDS encoding NAD(P)/FAD-dependent oxidoreductase encodes MRVAVFGAGYAGLTLARELESSLPEAADLVVVDEDASHLVQHELHRVVRRPSLADEIVVDLDEMLDRATVREATVTDIDTAAGVAALGEGGDGPAEPTELSYDVGAVCLGAETNYYGLPGVEAHATPLKRLADAEAVRADFLDAVDAGTAADPARVVVGGAGLSGVQVAGELAALAREEGARDAVEVVLLEQEGTVAPNFPENFQRAVREELEARDVRVETNHAVESADDERVAFADGSTERYDGFVWTGGIRGPDALRGERPVVRGDLRYRDGTFVVGDAGRVVDTDGEAVPASAQAAIREARVAADNVARLVDHELSGEGGFEPRLDGYRFDSLGWLVSVGDGAVAQVGPTVLRGRSAKALKTSVGAGYLSSVGAVENAADLVREEVGWPEGDEEDTAPDPSGEGDSGRIGE; translated from the coding sequence ATGCGCGTCGCCGTCTTCGGCGCCGGATACGCCGGCCTGACCCTCGCCCGCGAGCTCGAATCGTCGCTCCCCGAGGCGGCCGACCTCGTCGTCGTCGACGAGGACGCCAGCCACCTCGTCCAGCACGAACTCCACCGGGTCGTCCGCCGACCCTCCCTGGCCGACGAGATCGTCGTCGACCTCGACGAGATGCTCGACCGCGCGACCGTCCGCGAGGCGACCGTCACCGACATCGACACGGCGGCGGGCGTCGCCGCCCTCGGGGAGGGCGGAGACGGCCCGGCGGAACCCACCGAACTGTCCTACGACGTGGGCGCCGTCTGCCTGGGCGCCGAGACCAACTACTACGGCCTGCCCGGCGTCGAGGCCCACGCGACGCCGCTCAAGCGCCTGGCCGACGCCGAAGCCGTCCGCGCGGACTTCCTCGACGCCGTCGACGCCGGGACGGCCGCGGACCCGGCCCGCGTCGTCGTCGGCGGGGCGGGCCTGTCGGGGGTGCAGGTCGCCGGCGAGCTCGCCGCGCTCGCCCGCGAGGAGGGCGCCCGCGACGCCGTCGAGGTGGTCCTCCTCGAACAGGAGGGGACCGTCGCGCCGAACTTCCCCGAGAACTTCCAGCGGGCGGTCCGCGAGGAACTGGAGGCCCGCGACGTGCGCGTGGAGACGAACCACGCCGTCGAGAGCGCCGACGACGAGAGGGTCGCGTTCGCCGACGGGTCGACCGAGCGCTACGACGGGTTCGTCTGGACCGGCGGGATCCGCGGCCCGGACGCCCTCCGCGGGGAGCGCCCGGTCGTCCGCGGCGACCTGCGCTACCGCGACGGCACCTTCGTCGTCGGCGACGCCGGCCGGGTCGTCGACACCGACGGCGAGGCCGTCCCCGCCAGCGCCCAGGCGGCCATCCGCGAGGCCCGCGTCGCCGCCGACAACGTCGCCCGGCTCGTCGACCACGAACTCTCCGGCGAGGGCGGCTTCGAGCCACGGCTCGACGGCTACCGCTTCGACTCGCTGGGCTGGCTCGTCAGTGTCGGCGACGGCGCCGTCGCGCAGGTCGGCCCCACGGTGTTGAGGGGACGGTCGGCGAAGGCGCTCAAAACGTCGGTCGGCGCCGGCTACCTCTCCAGCGTCGGCGCCGTCGAGAACGCGGCCGACCTCGTCCGGGAGGAAGTGGGGTGGCCCGAGGGAGACGAGGAAGACACGGCGCCGGATCCCTCCGGAGAGGGCGATTCCGGCCGGATCGGGGAGTGA
- a CDS encoding universal stress protein, with protein MPVETAVVSGDPAKAIVDYAAEGEFDAVAMGTHGRRGLSRLVFGSVARYVLRHAARPVLTARETDADPVTDYDDVLVPTDGSDAAEAAVDHGLAVAEAFDATVHAVHVVDLGSMATRTGVEPPTRQLERLTEAGEAAVEAVAERARDEGLDAVTAVEEGFPAADLLDYVDEAGVDLVAMGTHGRTGLDRVLLGSTTERVVSRSPVPVLAVRPDSG; from the coding sequence GTGCCCGTGGAGACGGCGGTCGTCTCCGGCGACCCCGCGAAGGCCATCGTCGACTACGCAGCGGAGGGCGAGTTCGACGCCGTCGCGATGGGCACCCACGGCCGGCGCGGGCTCTCGCGGCTCGTCTTCGGGAGCGTCGCGCGGTACGTCCTCCGCCACGCGGCGCGGCCGGTCCTGACCGCCCGCGAGACCGACGCCGACCCCGTCACCGACTACGACGACGTGCTCGTCCCCACGGACGGCAGCGACGCGGCCGAGGCGGCGGTCGACCACGGGCTCGCCGTCGCAGAGGCCTTCGACGCGACCGTCCACGCGGTCCACGTCGTCGACCTGGGATCGATGGCGACCAGGACGGGCGTCGAGCCGCCGACCCGCCAGCTGGAACGGCTCACCGAGGCCGGCGAGGCCGCCGTCGAGGCCGTCGCCGAGCGTGCCCGCGACGAGGGGCTCGACGCGGTGACCGCCGTCGAGGAGGGGTTCCCCGCGGCCGACCTGCTCGACTACGTCGACGAGGCGGGGGTCGACCTCGTGGCGATGGGCACTCACGGCCGCACCGGCCTCGACCGCGTGCTGCTGGGGAGCACGACCGAGCGGGTCGTCTCCCGTTCGCCCGTGCCGGTGCTGGCCGTCCGTCCCGACTCCGGGTGA
- a CDS encoding iron-containing alcohol dehydrogenase: MHRRFVSPRAYVQGAGALDDAGAEFDRLDADRAYVLGGDTALVTAGDAVSAGLADAGVELAHTASAVDRCTDSVLDDHVDAAAAAGADLVVGVGGGVAMDVATAVADRADAELAVVPTIASTDAPTSTVAVVYDDAGNFREVRYRDRNPELVLVDTAVVAGAPARFLAYGMGDAVATRFEAEAVAATGGRTDADGASSFAARALAEEAYRRVREHGPDALAAVRRDAVTPAVERVVEANTLLSGLGFESGGTAGAHAVQIGLTNAGVREPHGLLVGFGTVAELLARDAGPDVVSEVLDVLFDIGLDVTLAELGVDEDDLTAVGEVACEHGMGLEPVDASPRRVADAVRTADELVRERRGE; encoded by the coding sequence ATGCACCGACGCTTCGTCTCGCCGCGCGCCTACGTCCAGGGGGCCGGCGCCCTCGACGACGCGGGCGCCGAGTTCGACCGCCTCGACGCCGACCGCGCGTACGTCCTCGGCGGCGACACCGCCCTGGTGACCGCCGGCGACGCCGTCTCGGCCGGCCTGGCCGACGCCGGGGTCGAGCTGGCCCACACCGCTTCGGCGGTCGACCGCTGTACCGACTCCGTCCTCGACGACCACGTCGACGCCGCCGCGGCCGCCGGCGCGGACCTGGTCGTCGGCGTCGGCGGCGGCGTCGCGATGGACGTGGCGACGGCCGTCGCCGACCGGGCCGACGCCGAACTCGCGGTCGTCCCGACCATCGCCAGCACCGACGCGCCCACGAGCACCGTCGCCGTCGTCTACGACGACGCCGGGAACTTCCGGGAGGTGCGCTACCGCGACCGCAACCCCGAACTCGTCCTCGTCGACACCGCCGTCGTCGCCGGGGCGCCCGCCCGCTTTCTCGCCTACGGCATGGGCGACGCCGTCGCCACCCGCTTCGAGGCCGAGGCCGTCGCCGCAACCGGCGGACGCACCGACGCCGACGGGGCGTCGAGTTTCGCCGCCCGCGCGCTCGCCGAGGAGGCCTACCGCCGCGTCCGCGAGCACGGCCCCGACGCCCTCGCCGCGGTCCGGCGCGACGCCGTCACGCCCGCCGTCGAGCGGGTCGTCGAGGCCAACACCCTCCTGTCGGGACTGGGCTTCGAGAGCGGCGGCACCGCCGGCGCCCACGCCGTCCAGATCGGTCTCACCAACGCCGGCGTCCGCGAGCCTCACGGCCTGCTCGTCGGCTTCGGCACCGTCGCCGAACTGCTCGCCCGCGACGCCGGTCCCGACGTCGTCTCCGAGGTCCTCGACGTGCTGTTCGACATCGGTCTCGACGTGACCCTCGCCGAACTGGGCGTCGACGAGGACGACCTGACGGCCGTCGGGGAGGTCGCCTGCGAGCACGGGATGGGACTGGAGCCCGTCGACGCCTCGCCGCGCCGGGTGGCCGACGCGGTTCGGACGGCTGACGAGCTGGTCCGGGAGCGACGGGGCGAGTGA